One genomic segment of Hydrocarboniclastica marina includes these proteins:
- a CDS encoding sensor domain-containing diguanylate cyclase, with protein MLFLLLLTLTSAVQSDTRVTLSAAQNQYELSSSLAYLEDPSGGMALTDAQAAWKAGAFSRSLDDSLNFGFTDSAYWFRIELHNSSSSERGWVMEMLYPIMDQVEVFYRFDDGHERYQIAGDSVPFNERSRQNHHINYAFALAQGESVEVFLRAKTTGAVQMPLTLWSENAFSARDHNKQILFGLYYGLLLALAIYNFLIFLSVRDVNYLWYVSYIIFYGLLQASLNGLSYEYLWPDSPQWNNRSVAFLLSVAMFFILAFTRSFLALWSTAPRLNMCFKVAMALFAAFWVMNLVAPYDLAIRVSTLAAGTMVALIFATGVYCWWREFKPARYFMIAWTALLIGMTCYVLKTFGLLPANFITEYAIQIGSAIEVLLLSLALADRIRLLTDENRRIQNELTSELENRVRERTGELEEANRLLEVLNATDGLTGIHNRRHFNDSISLECKRASRDGPLSMLLLDIDHFKHFNDTYGHQAGDDCLTLVARTIAAAVQREADVVARYGGEEFAVIMPATHASGAMMLAESIRERIKQLPIAVADGPVNVTVSIGVTTTGDGARCDPEAVVKQADTALYAAKEEGRDRCVFCQGGSTQQCISPSPAL; from the coding sequence ATGCTCTTTCTGCTGTTGCTGACCCTGACGTCTGCAGTCCAGTCAGACACGCGTGTCACGCTATCTGCTGCCCAGAATCAGTACGAGCTCTCCTCAAGTCTTGCTTACCTCGAGGATCCATCCGGCGGGATGGCCCTGACGGATGCTCAGGCAGCATGGAAGGCGGGAGCCTTCAGCCGCAGCCTCGATGACTCGTTAAACTTTGGTTTCACCGATTCCGCTTACTGGTTTCGAATAGAGCTGCACAATAGCAGTTCATCTGAGCGCGGCTGGGTAATGGAGATGCTCTACCCGATCATGGATCAGGTGGAAGTTTTCTACCGCTTTGATGACGGCCATGAGCGCTATCAGATCGCCGGTGACTCGGTTCCTTTCAATGAGCGGTCCAGGCAAAACCATCATATTAACTATGCCTTCGCGCTTGCGCAGGGGGAGAGCGTAGAAGTCTTTCTCCGGGCCAAGACGACCGGAGCGGTACAGATGCCGTTGACCCTCTGGAGCGAAAACGCATTCAGCGCGCGCGACCATAACAAGCAGATTCTGTTCGGACTTTACTACGGCTTGTTGCTGGCACTTGCGATTTACAATTTTTTGATCTTCCTGAGCGTCCGGGACGTCAACTACCTCTGGTACGTCTCCTACATCATCTTCTATGGGCTTCTGCAGGCCTCTCTCAACGGTCTGTCGTACGAGTATCTCTGGCCGGACTCACCGCAGTGGAACAACCGATCGGTTGCGTTCCTCCTCTCTGTAGCCATGTTCTTCATACTGGCGTTCACCCGTTCGTTCCTTGCGCTTTGGTCCACGGCGCCCAGGCTGAATATGTGTTTCAAGGTCGCTATGGCCCTGTTCGCCGCGTTCTGGGTAATGAATCTGGTCGCACCCTACGACCTGGCGATTCGCGTCAGCACCCTGGCGGCCGGAACGATGGTGGCGCTGATTTTTGCTACCGGCGTCTACTGTTGGTGGCGCGAGTTCAAACCGGCCCGCTATTTCATGATCGCCTGGACGGCGCTCCTGATCGGTATGACCTGCTACGTCCTGAAAACGTTTGGGCTGCTGCCGGCGAACTTCATCACTGAATACGCCATACAGATCGGTTCGGCCATTGAGGTCCTGCTGCTGTCACTGGCACTGGCTGACCGCATCCGTTTGCTCACCGATGAGAACCGCAGGATTCAGAACGAGCTTACCAGCGAGTTGGAGAACCGCGTGCGCGAACGTACGGGCGAACTGGAGGAGGCCAATCGCCTGCTTGAGGTACTGAACGCTACCGATGGCCTCACCGGCATCCACAATCGCCGGCACTTCAACGACTCAATCTCGCTCGAATGCAAGCGCGCCAGCCGAGACGGCCCGCTCTCGATGCTGCTTCTGGACATCGACCACTTCAAGCATTTCAACGATACCTACGGCCATCAGGCCGGTGACGACTGCCTCACACTTGTAGCGCGTACGATCGCCGCGGCTGTCCAGCGAGAGGCGGACGTAGTCGCCCGCTACGGCGGGGAAGAGTTCGCCGTCATCATGCCTGCTACACATGCCTCTGGCGCCATGATGCTGGCTGAATCGATCCGGGAGCGAATCAAGCAACTGCCCATTGCCGTCGCGGACGGGCCGGTAAACGTCACCGTCAGTATTGGTGTCACTACCACGGGGGATGGCGCCCGATGCGATCCGGAAGCTGTGGTGAAGCAGGCTGACACGGCACTCTATGCCGCAAAAGAAGAAGGCCGCGACCGCTGTGTTTTCTGCCAGGGTGGCTCGACCCAGCAATGCATCAGCCCATCCCCGGCTCTGTAA
- a CDS encoding acyl-CoA dehydrogenase family protein, protein MAQQTDYFDSTHNQARETARRFIQSQVLPHIEAWEEAGEFPRELYREAGDAGLLGIGFPEALGGSGEGDIFLKIAVSEELMRSTSQGLVAGLGSLDIALPPIVKWGSPALREQVVPAVLRGEKIAALAITEPGGGSDVAALKTRAIREGDSYRLNGSKTFITSGVRADYYTVAVRTGDSGHGGISMLLVERETAGFSVGRKLRKMGWWASDTAELYFEDCQVPAENLIGPENGGFMVIMTNFLNERLMLCVMGYMTAQVALDASLQYCREREAFGRPIGKFQVNRHKLVEMATQVDIAREYTYRCAALIQAGKTPVKEVAMAKNFCAEVAEKVSREAVQLHGGMGYMREAMVERLSRDARLLAIGGGTTEIMKELIAKQMGL, encoded by the coding sequence ATGGCGCAGCAGACCGACTATTTCGACAGCACCCATAACCAGGCGCGGGAAACAGCCCGCCGATTCATCCAGTCGCAGGTATTGCCCCATATCGAGGCCTGGGAAGAAGCCGGCGAGTTCCCGCGGGAACTTTACCGGGAAGCCGGCGACGCGGGCCTGTTGGGTATCGGCTTCCCCGAGGCCCTGGGCGGTTCAGGCGAAGGCGATATCTTCCTCAAGATAGCGGTGAGCGAGGAGCTGATGCGGTCCACCTCCCAAGGACTTGTTGCCGGTTTGGGCTCACTCGACATCGCCCTGCCGCCCATCGTCAAGTGGGGCTCGCCGGCCCTGCGCGAACAGGTGGTGCCGGCTGTGCTGCGCGGGGAAAAGATCGCCGCGTTGGCAATCACGGAGCCCGGGGGTGGCTCGGATGTGGCTGCACTGAAAACCCGCGCCATCCGTGAAGGCGACTCTTACCGGCTAAACGGTAGTAAAACATTCATTACCAGCGGCGTCCGGGCCGATTATTACACTGTCGCGGTGCGTACCGGCGACAGTGGCCACGGTGGTATCAGTATGCTGCTGGTTGAGCGCGAGACTGCCGGCTTCAGCGTCGGCCGCAAGCTACGCAAGATGGGCTGGTGGGCCAGCGACACAGCGGAGCTTTATTTCGAGGATTGCCAGGTACCGGCCGAGAACCTTATCGGTCCCGAGAACGGCGGGTTCATGGTCATCATGACCAATTTTCTCAACGAGCGGCTGATGCTCTGTGTCATGGGCTACATGACCGCCCAGGTCGCTCTGGATGCTTCGCTGCAGTACTGCCGCGAGCGCGAGGCCTTTGGCAGGCCCATCGGCAAGTTCCAGGTGAACCGCCACAAGCTCGTGGAGATGGCGACCCAGGTCGACATCGCCCGGGAGTACACCTACCGCTGCGCGGCCCTGATACAGGCTGGCAAGACACCTGTCAAAGAAGTCGCCATGGCCAAGAATTTCTGCGCCGAAGTCGCAGAAAAAGTCTCACGCGAGGCCGTGCAACTGCACGGGGGTATGGGCTACATGCGCGAAGCGATGGTGGAACGTCTCAGTCGCGACGCACGCCTGCTGGCCATCGGCGGCGGCACGACGGAAATCATGAAAGAACTTATTGCCAAACAGATGGGGCTCTAG
- the ppa gene encoding inorganic diphosphatase — MNFDNIPPGKNPPDDIYVAIEIPANASPIKYEIDKDMGAIMVDRFMATPMFYPANYGFIPNTLADDGDPLDVLVVTPYPVMPGSIIRCRPVGVLNMEDEAGGDAKLVAVPHDKLSKEYQHVKDVDDLPELLRKQIQHFFENYKDLEEGKWVKVQGWDNAEAAREAIRQSIAAYKG; from the coding sequence ATGAACTTTGACAATATCCCCCCCGGTAAGAATCCACCCGACGACATCTACGTTGCCATTGAGATTCCCGCCAACGCGTCACCCATCAAGTACGAGATCGACAAGGACATGGGCGCGATCATGGTAGACCGGTTTATGGCGACCCCCATGTTCTACCCGGCCAACTATGGGTTTATACCCAACACCTTGGCCGATGACGGCGACCCGCTGGATGTTCTGGTCGTGACGCCCTACCCGGTCATGCCCGGCTCCATCATTCGCTGCCGTCCCGTGGGCGTGCTTAATATGGAAGACGAAGCCGGCGGCGACGCCAAGCTTGTCGCTGTACCCCACGACAAGCTGAGCAAGGAATACCAGCACGTCAAGGACGTGGATGACCTGCCGGAACTGCTGCGCAAGCAGATCCAACACTTCTTCGAAAACTACAAGGATCTGGAAGAAGGAAAATGGGTCAAGGTACAGGGTTGGGATAACGCCGAGGCCGCACGGGAAGCCATTCGCCAGTCCATTGCTGCCTATAAAGGCTGA
- a CDS encoding DUF2333 family protein — translation MLKKLNISGRNSAGGDSGNSGTSKAIKWISALVVIYVLVVLAVGFWWDHEPDLFDVKDVTANMAQRQNDDIVVGYTTTAALVQVAETLLEKRGGYITNDVLPPGSLMDNVPNWEYGVLVQVRDMARSMRQNFSRAQTQSLEDRDLTIAEPQFNFDSASWALPATETEYRSAINALRSYMSRLSAPGADARFYARADNLRTWLSDVESRLGSLSRRLSESAGKVTTDSDGNVTEVQNAWDEIDDIFYEARGTTWALVHLLRAVEIDFRDILEKKNALVSMNQIVTELEQTQATLWSPIILNGSGFGLFANHSLSMASYISRTNASIIELRNLLSQG, via the coding sequence ATGCTAAAGAAGTTGAACATCTCTGGCCGCAACAGCGCTGGCGGCGATTCGGGGAACAGTGGCACCTCGAAGGCGATCAAATGGATCAGCGCCCTGGTTGTTATCTACGTGCTCGTAGTGCTCGCTGTTGGGTTCTGGTGGGACCATGAGCCGGATCTGTTCGATGTGAAAGACGTCACGGCTAACATGGCCCAGCGCCAGAATGACGACATCGTGGTCGGCTACACCACGACAGCCGCGCTCGTTCAGGTCGCTGAGACATTGCTGGAAAAGCGCGGTGGCTACATTACCAACGACGTTCTGCCGCCGGGTTCGCTGATGGACAATGTGCCGAACTGGGAATACGGGGTCCTGGTTCAGGTCCGCGACATGGCCCGGTCAATGCGTCAGAATTTCAGCCGGGCCCAGACGCAATCTCTTGAAGATCGCGACCTGACGATTGCTGAGCCCCAATTCAATTTTGACAGCGCAAGCTGGGCACTGCCGGCCACCGAAACTGAGTACCGCTCAGCCATCAATGCGCTGCGCAGCTATATGAGCAGGCTGTCGGCACCGGGTGCTGATGCGCGGTTTTACGCCCGGGCTGATAATCTTCGTACCTGGCTGTCAGATGTCGAGTCACGGCTTGGTAGCCTGTCGCGCCGGTTGAGCGAAAGTGCTGGCAAAGTCACTACGGACAGCGACGGCAACGTTACCGAGGTCCAGAATGCCTGGGATGAGATTGACGATATCTTCTACGAGGCCCGTGGCACGACCTGGGCGCTAGTGCATCTTCTGCGTGCCGTGGAGATTGACTTTCGGGATATCCTGGAGAAAAAGAACGCCCTGGTAAGTATGAACCAGATCGTGACAGAGCTCGAACAAACCCAGGCCACGCTTTGGAGCCCGATCATTCTCAACGGCAGTGGATTCGGGCTGTTTGCCAACCATTCCCTGAGCATGGCGTCCTATATTTCCCGCACCAATGCCTCGATCATCGAACTGCGCAATCTGTTGAGTCAGGGCTAA